The genome window GCCAAAAACATTTCTTCTCTGGGATTCTCTATTGTTTTTACATAATGTGTAAAACGAACTGAAACCGTATTTCCTTCTTCTACAATATGACTGATTCTTGCTTTAGTCCGTACATAAGCTCTGCTAATATCGTAAGTTAAACTTAGTATAGCTTCATAATCCATTTGAATAAAACCTTTGCTGCTATTCCAATCCAAAATACATTCCGGATGCAAATATTCTTTCATTATCTCAGGGTTAATGAAGGCATCTGATTTATAAAAATTTTTTACAATTTCCTTAGCAGACATAATTATTTCAATTTATTTAAAATCTCAGGAATCTTCTTAATATTTGCTAATTGCTTTAATTTTTCTCTTGATTCTTCAATTGGTGTGCCAAAATAACTTTTTCCGCCCTCAATTGATTTTGTTACTCCTGTCTGTCCCATAATGACAGCATTGGCACCTATAGTAATACCGCTCGTAGTTCCAACTTGTCCCCAAATTGTAACTTCATCTTCAATAATTACACAGCCTGCAATACCTGTCTGAGAAGCAATTAAACATTTTTTACCAATTATCGTATCGTGGCCGACATGTACCTGATTATCAATTTTTGTGCCTTCGCCAATAATTGTATCTCCAGTAACTCCTTTGTCAATTGTACAAAGGGCTCCAATTCCAACATTATCTTTTATGACAACACGGCCTCCTGACAGCAATTGGTCATAGCCTTCGGCTCTTTTTTTGTAATAAAAAGCATCAGCTCCAAGGACAGATCCGGAATGAATAATCACGTTGTTACCTATAATTGTATGGTCATAAATTGAAACATTAGCATGAATCAGACAATTTTCACCGATAGTGACATTGTTTCCAATGAAAGCGTTTGGCTGGATAACGGTTC of Flavobacterium marginilacus contains these proteins:
- a CDS encoding nuclear transport factor 2 family protein, with product MSAKEIVKNFYKSDAFINPEIMKEYLHPECILDWNSSKGFIQMDYEAILSLTYDISRAYVRTKARISHIVEEGNTVSVRFTHYVKTIENPREEMFLAHMMIIWEIKDNKLYRGYQMSQI
- a CDS encoding UDP-3-O-(3-hydroxymyristoyl)glucosamine N-acyltransferase — translated: MKFPKVYSLQFIADLLECEFVGDAAFPIQGMNEIHVVEPGDIVFVDHPKYYEKALNSAATIVLINKKVECPEGKALLISDDPFRDFNILTKHFKPFAQANAIVSPSSKIGKGTVIQPNAFIGNNVTIGENCLIHANVSIYDHTIIGNNVIIHSGSVLGADAFYYKKRAEGYDQLLSGGRVVIKDNVGIGALCTIDKGVTGDTIIGEGTKIDNQVHVGHDTIIGKKCLIASQTGIAGCVIIEDEVTIWGQVGTTSGITIGANAVIMGQTGVTKSIEGGKSYFGTPIEESREKLKQLANIKKIPEILNKLK